The genomic interval ACAAATCTCTCGCAGAAGAAACCATATTGCCGCCCGGGATGACAAGCAAAGATCGCATCTATGTCAACTGTGGCAATTATCATTTCGGGGACGAAACCGATGGTCTTAATGACTTCGAAAAGCTCTCCGTGAACAACATTACAAAGGCTGGTAAAGGCCCTACACAGTACCTACTGTATTTTGATTCAAAGGAGGTGGCACGCGCCAGGGCGGATGGATTTAGCTACGCGGTGGATCCTTTCAACCTCTCCAAAGATGGAAAGCATCAAGGTTATTTGGACATGATCGGTGGATTTGTGTATGCCGACAAAGCTTGCACTTATGCACTCCATCTAGTAAAGAAGCTAGGTGTAAAATTGGTCCTAGATAGACGGGCGGGTAGCTTTGAGAGCTTCCTAGAAGATCCGACAGGCAAGGTGGTAGGCATCAAGACTGCGGACGGCAAACATCACAAGGCCGCCGCGACGGTCGTCGCGTGTGGAGGCTGGACCCCCAGTCTGATCCCCGAGATCGATGGCCTCTGTGAGACCACAGCTGGATCCATCGCCATGATCCAGATTCCGGAAGGATCTCCCCTTCGGGAACGGTTCTCGCCGGACAACTTTCCTGTGTTTCAGTGGAATACGCGGGCCGGGGAGAATGGCAATCTATATGGTTTTCCGCTGGATAGTCGCGGCGTGATGAAGATCGGGTACAGAGGAACAAAGTATACGAATCCACAACGAGTCCAATCGGGCCAAGTGCGCAGTATACCGATTACGAAGTGGACGTCACCGTTCATTACCGGATTGCCAGAGAAGTCCGTCCAGGTCGTTCAGCGCTTTTTGGACAAGTATCTCCCCGAATTGAAGCAGAGTGGGATCGGAATCTCGCAAACCAGACTGTGCTGGTACACGGACTCGTTTGATAACCATTGGGTGATTGATGGCATCCCAGGCAAGGAAGGGGTCATTGTAGCCACAGGTGGCAGCGGCCACGCTTTCAAGTTCCTACCCTTACTTGGCGAGTTCGTCGCCGACAAGGTGATGGGAATCGAGTCCGACATGCTGCGCAGGTTCCAATGGCGGAAACCGCCGCATGGAGAAACGCCTCGTAACCAGCTCATGAAGGGTTTCAATGATGCGAATGCTCTCCACCGAGTGCGGATGGTGCCTGACGACGGCAGCCACTATAGTTCGAAACTCTAGGATACAATTGTCGAATATTTCATGTAGATAGAGGGCTCAGCTGGATGAGGAAACTTTCAAGGTGTCTAATTGTCAGCCCATCCTTGGTAGACTCTCTTACGCATGCGAGTTGATGCCTCTCTTTTGAACTTTCTGGTATGCTTCGATGATCGTTATTAGGGTGCTAGCATTTCCTTCGCAGAACCAATTTCGCTTTTGTGTATAGATAATTTGAAATTACTCCCTTCTCCCAGGGTGAA from Aspergillus flavus chromosome 7, complete sequence carries:
- a CDS encoding putative sarcosine oxidase, encoding MAYHPPLKDKQSPVVIVGAGVFGLSSAIHLAKRGFTDITVFDRQPYHETLYDFDKGCDAASADCNKIIRAAYGDEVWYQNLTFKAIEVWESWNKSLAEETILPPGMTSKDRIYVNCGNYHFGDETDGLNDFEKLSVNNITKAGKGPTQYLLYFDSKEVARARADGFSYAVDPFNLSKDGKHQGYLDMIGGFVYADKACTYALHLVKKLGVKLVLDRRAGSFESFLEDPTGKVVGIKTADGKHHKAAATVVACGGWTPSLIPEIDGLCETTAGSIAMIQIPEGSPLRERFSPDNFPVFQWNTRAGENGNLYGFPLDSRGVMKIGYRGTKYTNPQRVQSGQVRSIPITKWTSPFITGLPEKSVQVVQRFLDKYLPELKQSGIGISQTRLCWYTDSFDNHWVIDGIPGKEGVIVATGGSGHAFKFLPLLGEFVADKVMGIESDMLRRFQWRKPPHGETPRNQLMKGFNDANALHRVRMVPDDGSHYSSKL